In Camelus dromedarius isolate mCamDro1 chromosome 24, mCamDro1.pat, whole genome shotgun sequence, one genomic interval encodes:
- the LOC105099352 gene encoding zinc finger protein 655 isoform X2, with the protein MEDIPAQEAAGSPRVQFQSLDTHSEGLSPEPQFVQDTDMEQGLTGGYPVSKPDGIFQLEQDLQVFDLETKNREVLRDDYSDGETREENKLLIAKQKIPEEVHSYKVRVGRLKKDIAQVPETREVSKPEDRLERLQEILRKFLFLEREFRQITISKKTFTGEKNSECNEPEKHFSLDSTLDTDQRVLRIQNIDDIDKYDMDLNQNSAGKHEQVNLTQDFHSSEYKESLMELSHLNKCESMPATEKSYKCDACEKIFYQSSALSRHQRIHTREKPYKCKECEKSFSQSSSLSRHKRIHTREKPYKCEASDKSCDVSDKSCSQSSDIIQHKRIHTRAKSYKCSNCERVFSRSVHLTQHQRVHREMSCKCTVCGSDFCHTSYLAEHQKVHREDKSYDYNERGLTFIKHHGIRLREKPYTCNECGKDFRLNSHLIQHQRIHTGEKPHECNECGKAFSQTSCLIQHHKTHRKEKSYECNDYEESFSHGSDLVLQQEVLAREKAFDCDIWEKNLSQRAHLVHHQGIHTKEKPYECDESGETFSQVQASFNI; encoded by the exons GATATCCAGTTTCCAAGCCTGATGGGATCTTTCAGCTGGAACAAGATCTACAGGTCTTTGATCTGGAAACTAAGAATAGAGAAGTCTTAAGAGATGACTACTCAG ATGGAGAGACCAGAGAAGAGAACAAGCTGTTGATTGCTAAGcagaaaattccagaagaagTACATTCATACAAAGTGAGAGTAGGAAGACTCAAAAAGGATATTGCCCAGGTTCCTGAGACTAGAGAAGTGTCTAAGCCTGAGGACAGATTAGAAAGGCTTCAGGAAATCCTAAGGAAATTTCTCTTCCTGGAGAGAGAGTTTAGGCAAATAACAATCAGTAAGAAAACCTTCACTGGTGAGAAGAACAGTGAATGTAATGAACCTGAAAAACACTTTAGTCTGGACTCTACTCTTGATACAGATCAGAGAGTTCTTAGAATACAGAATATTGATGACATTGATAAGTATGACATGGACCTCAACCAGAATTCAGCTGGTAAACACGAACAAGTAAATCTGACACAGGATTTTCATAGTAGTGAATATAAGGAAAGTTTAATGGAACTCTCCCACCTTAACAAATGTGAGAGCATGCCTGCCACTGAGAAATCCTATAAATGTGATGCGTGTGAGAAAATCTTCTATCAGAGTTCAGCCCTTTCTagacatcagagaattcatactagAGAGAAACCCTACAAAtgtaaagaatgtgaaaaatctTTCAGTCAGAGCTCAAGCCTTAGTCGGCATAAAAGGATACACACTAGAGAAAAACCCTACAAATGTGAAGCATCTGATAAATCCTGTGACGTGTCTGATAAGTCATGTAGTCAGAGCTCAGACATTATTCAACATAAGAGAATTCACACTAGAGCAAAATCTTATAAATGTAGCAATTGTGAAAGAGTCTTCAGTCGTAGCGTACACCTTACTCAACATCAGAGAGTTCACAGAGAGATGTCTTGTAAGTGTACTGTGTGTGGCAGTGACTTCTGCCATACCTCGTACCTAGCCGAACATCAGAAGGTCCATCGTGAAGACAAGTCCTATGACTACAATGAACGTGGGTTGACCTTTATTAAACATCACGGAATTCGTCTCAGAGAAAAGCCCTACACGTGTAATGAATGTGGAAAAGACTTCAGATTGAATTCCCATCTTATTCAGCATCAAAgaattcacacaggagagaaaccgcatgaatgtaatgaatgtggaaaagctttcagtcaAACCTCATGCCTTATTCAGCATCACAAAACTCATAGGAAAGAGAAATCCTATGAGTGTAATGATTATGAGGAAAGCTTCAGTCATGGCTCAGATCTCGTCCTGCAACAAGAAGTCCTTGCCAGAGAAAAAGCCTTTGATTGTGATATATGGGAAAAGAACCTCAGTCAGAGAGCACACCTTGTTCACCATCAAGGAATTCATACCAAAGAGAAGCCTTATGAATGTGATGAGAGTGGGGAGACATTTAGTCAAGTTCAAGCCTCATTCAACATCTGA